A region of Burkholderia gladioli DNA encodes the following proteins:
- the tssI gene encoding type VI secretion system tip protein TssI/VgrG, whose protein sequence is MSTASPGGVLSSFASLQGAPAGLGGLAGSLATTIASQVGPVAALAGHVDTVQRAAQLAQTGFSLLQRPPAAIADSINQAVGSTARLTQMNRYVTLDTPLGEDVLLVSVAVVDEHVNRLPEMHLDLLSHRNDLKPADLIGQQVRLRFDPQSRQSLLAAATAVSGDETRYFDGFVASFDRVGNPGSVTQYHMSVVPWFWFLTRSTDCRIFQEQTAQAILSTVFADHGFSDFAFDIHSEQKPLEYVVMYQESYYNFCARLMEQEGLIWTHRYEKDKHTLVIGDSNAMFRPIEGLASVPYADSASSEYNGIDQLNQGGHFGVGKIVYRDFNHQTPSSPLMMVEVESTLKYARLATTERFEHQSLYDHAADGDRYALQAIEAEEAEGQRYTGQGYAWRMTTAGSVSVTGHPVAADNQAYVILQVRHEAVNDYTAHAAKLPYRNSFVLLPQKVAYSARRVTPKPLIQGTQSAIVVGPKGEQIHTNGSCVKLHFLWDRRGKLDGSDSMWIRVSQPWAGAGWGAAAIPRIGQEVLVAFNQGDPDNPVIVGRVFNGEQGNPYHGAAGQTMGIKSQTHKGEGSNELRFSDVNGSQEVFLHAQKDMNTVIKDAETHTVEAGPRTVSLLKGSESKRILEGGMTETIALTRDTSANVINTKAIASKAGPGMQSHQASDGIEHRVGESVVTMTPDSIKLSHGPSTILINANGIYLDGPVIHLNQGSVQTPEQALALQWAAAQAMIAQGLASSDPATRAAASKLAQSLKAQQLAKLADHVYHPNDPPPTGWKAIGNDPEALKAYGLKPSDLQKPGSNFGAQMYAPDPAVFGDTMKPAIAFKGTQQLFGEDMSNNLAQGLGDDSPYYRNAVTIGKDLQASGAASGVDLTGHSLGGGLASAASEASGSSAITFNAAGLDPGTVAQYGGTAQASNITAYRVDGDILTGMQEGRLGPISDATATLMPKAVGTPVTLDGTSVTTVGRHLMGEVSNGLGEQVSKDELNLASHLNSSN, encoded by the coding sequence ATGAGTACGGCGTCGCCAGGCGGCGTCCTGTCCAGCTTTGCGAGCCTGCAGGGAGCACCCGCGGGACTCGGCGGACTGGCGGGTTCGCTTGCCACCACTATCGCTAGCCAGGTCGGCCCGGTGGCCGCGCTTGCCGGTCACGTCGATACCGTGCAGCGCGCCGCGCAATTGGCGCAGACGGGCTTCTCGCTGTTGCAGCGGCCGCCGGCTGCGATTGCCGATTCGATCAATCAGGCAGTGGGCAGCACGGCGAGGCTCACGCAGATGAACCGCTACGTCACGCTCGACACGCCCCTCGGCGAGGACGTGCTGCTGGTGAGCGTGGCGGTGGTCGACGAGCACGTCAACCGGCTGCCTGAGATGCACCTCGATCTGCTTTCGCACCGCAACGATCTGAAGCCGGCCGACCTGATCGGCCAGCAGGTCCGGCTCAGGTTCGACCCGCAATCCCGGCAATCGCTGCTGGCCGCCGCCACCGCCGTGAGCGGCGACGAGACGCGGTATTTCGACGGCTTCGTGGCGTCGTTCGACCGCGTCGGCAACCCGGGCAGCGTGACCCAGTACCACATGTCGGTGGTGCCGTGGTTCTGGTTCCTGACGCGCTCGACCGATTGCCGGATCTTCCAGGAGCAGACGGCGCAGGCCATCCTGTCGACCGTGTTTGCCGATCACGGCTTCAGCGATTTCGCGTTCGACATCCATTCCGAGCAAAAGCCGCTCGAATACGTGGTGATGTACCAGGAGTCCTATTACAACTTCTGCGCCCGGCTGATGGAGCAGGAGGGGCTGATCTGGACGCACCGCTACGAGAAGGACAAGCACACCCTCGTGATCGGCGACAGCAACGCCATGTTCCGCCCCATTGAGGGGCTGGCCAGCGTGCCCTACGCCGACAGTGCGTCGAGCGAATACAACGGCATCGACCAGCTCAACCAGGGTGGCCATTTCGGCGTCGGCAAGATCGTCTATCGCGACTTCAACCATCAGACGCCGTCGTCGCCGCTGATGATGGTGGAAGTCGAATCGACGCTCAAATACGCACGGCTCGCCACGACCGAGCGTTTCGAACATCAATCGCTCTACGATCACGCCGCCGACGGCGACCGCTACGCGCTCCAGGCCATCGAGGCTGAGGAGGCGGAGGGACAGCGCTACACGGGCCAGGGCTACGCATGGCGCATGACCACGGCCGGCAGCGTCAGCGTGACGGGCCACCCTGTGGCGGCCGACAATCAGGCCTACGTGATCCTGCAGGTGCGCCACGAGGCGGTCAACGACTACACCGCGCACGCGGCCAAGCTACCGTACCGCAACAGCTTCGTGCTGCTGCCGCAGAAAGTCGCCTACAGCGCGCGGCGCGTCACGCCCAAGCCGCTGATCCAGGGCACGCAATCGGCCATCGTGGTGGGCCCGAAGGGCGAGCAGATCCATACCAACGGCAGCTGCGTGAAGCTGCATTTCCTGTGGGACCGGCGCGGCAAGCTCGATGGCTCCGATTCGATGTGGATCCGGGTGTCGCAGCCATGGGCCGGGGCCGGCTGGGGCGCGGCCGCGATTCCGCGGATTGGCCAGGAAGTGCTGGTGGCGTTCAATCAGGGCGACCCGGACAACCCGGTGATCGTCGGCCGCGTGTTCAACGGCGAGCAGGGCAACCCGTACCACGGCGCGGCTGGCCAGACGATGGGCATCAAGAGCCAGACGCACAAGGGCGAAGGTTCGAACGAACTGCGCTTCTCCGACGTGAACGGCAGCCAGGAAGTGTTCCTGCACGCCCAGAAGGACATGAACACGGTCATCAAGGACGCCGAGACGCATACCGTCGAGGCCGGCCCGCGTACCGTCTCGCTGCTCAAGGGCAGCGAATCCAAACGGATCCTCGAAGGCGGCATGACCGAGACGATCGCGCTGACCCGCGACACCTCGGCGAACGTCATCAATACCAAGGCGATCGCCAGCAAGGCCGGCCCCGGTATGCAGAGCCACCAGGCCAGCGACGGCATCGAGCACCGCGTGGGCGAAAGCGTCGTGACCATGACGCCCGACAGCATCAAGCTGAGCCACGGCCCGTCGACGATCCTGATCAACGCGAACGGCATCTATCTCGACGGCCCGGTCATCCACCTGAACCAGGGCAGCGTGCAGACGCCCGAGCAGGCGCTGGCGCTGCAGTGGGCCGCCGCGCAGGCCATGATCGCTCAGGGACTCGCCAGCTCGGACCCGGCCACGCGCGCGGCGGCCTCGAAGCTGGCCCAGTCACTCAAGGCGCAGCAGCTCGCCAAGCTGGCCGATCACGTCTATCACCCGAACGATCCGCCGCCCACCGGCTGGAAGGCGATCGGCAACGATCCCGAGGCGCTCAAGGCCTACGGCCTCAAGCCGAGCGACCTGCAGAAGCCCGGCAGCAACTTCGGCGCGCAGATGTACGCGCCCGACCCGGCCGTGTTCGGCGACACCATGAAGCCGGCCATCGCGTTCAAGGGCACGCAGCAATTGTTCGGTGAGGACATGAGCAACAACCTCGCGCAGGGCCTCGGCGACGATTCGCCGTACTACCGCAATGCCGTCACGATCGGCAAGGACCTTCAGGCTTCGGGCGCAGCGTCGGGCGTCGATTTAACGGGCCACTCGCTCGGCGGCGGGCTGGCTTCGGCCGCCTCGGAAGCCAGCGGCTCGTCTGCCATCACGTTCAACGCGGCGGGGCTCGATCCGGGCACGGTCGCGCAATACGGCGGCACCGCGCAGGCGAGCAACATCACCGCCTACCGCGTCGACGGCGATATCCTGACGGGCATGCAGGAAGGCCGCCTCGGCCCGATCAGCGACGCCACGGCCACGCTGATGCCGAAGGCGGTCGGCACCCCGGTGACGCTCGACGGGACCAGCGTGACCACCGTCGGCCGCCATTTGATGGGCGAGGTGTCGAACGGCCTGGGCGAGCAGGTTTCCAAGGACGAGCTGAATCTCGCCTCCCATCTGAACTCATCGAACTGA
- a CDS encoding helix-turn-helix transcriptional regulator produces the protein MHALGHERICQNPNFRAQPDHPQAVGRRLKEVRLQAGKSQEDLAHEAAVSRVAISAVESGAANTTVLTLAALCRPLGISLSELFAPLTMPLDAQEPRRVNAAKPPKIGRSRLR, from the coding sequence ATGCATGCTCTCGGGCATGAACGCATCTGCCAAAACCCCAACTTTCGAGCGCAACCCGATCACCCCCAGGCCGTCGGCCGGCGGTTGAAGGAAGTGCGCCTACAGGCCGGCAAGAGCCAGGAGGATCTGGCTCACGAGGCGGCCGTCTCCAGGGTTGCGATCAGCGCAGTCGAATCCGGCGCGGCCAATACAACGGTCTTGACGCTCGCCGCGTTGTGCCGGCCGCTTGGGATATCGCTTTCGGAACTATTCGCTCCCTTGACCATGCCGCTCGACGCTCAAGAACCGAGGCGAGTCAACGCTGCCAAGCCGCCTAAAATCGGACGGTCGCGCCTCCGCTAG
- a CDS encoding extracellular solute-binding protein has protein sequence MKTTLLATLIAISLPLQAAELHIGNWPDYFPPALLQKFQKETGIKTTLDTYDSDASLLTKLQAGGGTYDVVVAGDYYVPILAKDGLLTRLDKTKLPNVSNIRPEYQHPSFDKNRDYAMPYTIVLTGYAYDSARVPGGHLDDSWGPFFNPPASLRGEVADLDVQEELYMAASWFLGQDECTENPGDAKRVLAVLKQQKPAVKLYSNDGPVDRMASKQVIVQQIWNGAAVRAEKALPSVKFVYPREGVRLFMDSLLIPAKAKNLDSAYTFVNWMMRPENIAVVSNTYMYGNEIVGSERFVDKSLLSNPAFATPENLKSRLKPYKACSVQAIKLRNKVWEMLKSN, from the coding sequence GTGAAAACGACACTGCTGGCGACGCTGATCGCGATCTCGCTCCCTCTGCAGGCCGCAGAGCTGCACATTGGTAATTGGCCGGACTATTTCCCCCCGGCGTTGCTTCAAAAGTTCCAGAAGGAAACGGGGATCAAGACGACCCTCGACACCTACGACAGCGACGCAAGCCTGCTGACGAAGCTGCAGGCCGGTGGCGGAACCTATGACGTAGTGGTCGCCGGCGACTACTACGTTCCGATCCTGGCTAAGGACGGGCTGCTGACACGGCTGGATAAGACCAAGCTGCCGAACGTCTCGAACATCCGGCCGGAATATCAACATCCTTCGTTCGACAAGAACCGCGACTATGCCATGCCCTATACGATCGTACTGACCGGCTATGCCTACGACAGTGCGCGTGTCCCGGGCGGCCACCTCGACGATTCCTGGGGACCGTTCTTCAACCCGCCCGCGAGCTTGCGAGGGGAGGTGGCCGACCTCGATGTCCAGGAGGAGCTTTACATGGCCGCGAGCTGGTTCCTGGGGCAGGACGAATGCACGGAGAACCCGGGGGACGCGAAGCGGGTCCTCGCAGTGCTCAAACAGCAGAAGCCTGCGGTCAAGCTCTATAGCAATGACGGCCCAGTCGATCGGATGGCATCGAAGCAGGTCATCGTCCAACAGATCTGGAACGGCGCCGCGGTGCGTGCCGAAAAGGCGCTGCCATCGGTCAAGTTCGTCTACCCGCGCGAAGGCGTCCGGCTGTTCATGGACAGCTTGCTCATCCCGGCGAAGGCGAAGAATCTCGACTCGGCCTACACCTTCGTCAATTGGATGATGCGACCGGAGAACATAGCGGTTGTTTCCAACACATACATGTATGGAAATGAGATTGTCGGGTCCGAGCGTTTTGTTGATAAATCGCTTCTGTCGAATCCGGCATTCGCGACACCAGAGAATCTTAAATCGCGATTGAAACCTTATAAGGCGTGCTCGGTTCAAGCGATTAAGTTGCGAAACAAAGTGTGGGAAATGCTCAAGTCCAACTAG